The Streptomyces venezuelae genomic interval CATCGTGATGCGGCCCGGAGGCGTGATCGCGGCCGAGGGCGACCCGTCGACCGTCATGACCGCCGAGCTCGTCGAGGACGTGTTCGGCCTGCCCTGCCGGATCATCGACGACCCGGAGACGGGGACCCCGCTGATGGTGCCGGCGGCGCCCAAGCGGTACGCGCCCACGACCGGGGCCACCGCACTCGCCCCGGCCCCCTGACACAGCCGCCGACGCCACCGCCGACATTGCCGACAGCGCCGACAACGACCCGGACGGACCGCCCATGCTCTGTACGAGGCTGACGAACGCGCACATCCTCACGATGGACCCGGACCACCCCGTCGCCCACGACCTCGGGATCTGGCGCGGCCGGATCGTCGGCCTCGACGAGGCAGTGACCTCGCTGCCCGCCCGTGAGGTCCTCGACCTCCAGGGCGCCACCGTGCTGCCCGGCTTCATCGACAGCCATGTGCACCTGGCGTGGGCCGGGCTGAAGGCGAACACCCCGAGCATCGCCCCGTGCGAGCGTGTCGAGGACGTGCTCGCCGTCGTCGCCGACGCCGCGGAGCGCAAGCCGGCCGGCGCGTGGGTGGACATCGCGGGATACGACCAGCGGGCCCTGGGCCGGCACCTCACCGCGGCCGAGCTCGACCGGGTCGGTCACGGACGCCGACTGTTCGTCATGCACGACTCCGGCCACGCCTGTGTCGTCAACAGCGCCGTCCTGGAGCTCCTTCCGGCCGACGTACCGCACCAGGACGGCTTCCTCGTCGAGAGCGCCATGACCGCCGTACGCCGTCTCCGGCTGCCCTACTCCCAGGAGGAGATCGCCGACGCGGTCGAGCTCGCGGCCCGCGCCTGCCTCACCGAGGGCATCACCGCCGTCGCGGAGGCGGGCATCGGCGGCGGGCTCCTCGGCCACAGCCCGGTCGAGCTCGGCGCCTACCAACTGCTCAGGGACCAGGGGCGGCTGCCCCTGCGGGTCCAGCTGATGGCCGCGGGCGACACCCTGCGCCCGCTCGCCGCGCACCGCGACGACGGCATCCCCCGCACCCTCGACCTCGGCCTGCGGACCGGCTTCGGCGACGACTGGCTGTCCCTGGGCGCACTCAAGATCTACACCGACGGCGGCATGATGGCCCGTACGGCGGCGCTCACCGCCCCGTACGAGGGCATGTCCACCACCGGCCAGTTCCAGGACGACCCCGAGCGGATCGCGGAGCTCATCGTGGACGGCCACCTCGCCGGCTGGCAGCTCGCCGTCCACGCCATCGGGGACCGTGCCGCCGATCTCGCCCTCGACGCCCTGGAGCGGGCCCAGGACCTGCGGCCCCGCCCCGACGCCCGGCACCGGATCGAGCACGCCGGGCTGATCCGGCCCGACCAGCTGCCCCGCTTCGCCCGCCTCGG includes:
- a CDS encoding amidohydrolase, with the translated sequence MLCTRLTNAHILTMDPDHPVAHDLGIWRGRIVGLDEAVTSLPAREVLDLQGATVLPGFIDSHVHLAWAGLKANTPSIAPCERVEDVLAVVADAAERKPAGAWVDIAGYDQRALGRHLTAAELDRVGHGRRLFVMHDSGHACVVNSAVLELLPADVPHQDGFLVESAMTAVRRLRLPYSQEEIADAVELAARACLTEGITAVAEAGIGGGLLGHSPVELGAYQLLRDQGRLPLRVQLMAAGDTLRPLAAHRDDGIPRTLDLGLRTGFGDDWLSLGALKIYTDGGMMARTAALTAPYEGMSTTGQFQDDPERIAELIVDGHLAGWQLAVHAIGDRAADLALDALERAQDLRPRPDARHRIEHAGLIRPDQLPRFARLGLSAVVQPNFLRYFGDDYAQIMGERRAPWMYRGRGFLDHGVTLVGSSDRPVTDGSPLRAVQFMVERASLSGGRIGPDEAVTVDEALHAYTAAGAYACRWDDTAGSLSPGKRADLVVLGDDPRRVDPARIGDIEIVATYVDGHRALEGKG